A genomic stretch from Heliangelus exortis chromosome 23, bHelExo1.hap1, whole genome shotgun sequence includes:
- the PARK7 gene encoding Parkinson disease protein 7, with protein MASKRALVILAKGAEEMETVIPTDVMRRAGIKVTVAGLTGKEPVQCSRDVFICPDASLEDARKEGPYDVVVLPGGNLGAQNLSESAAVKDILKDQESRKGLIAAICAGPTALLAHQIGFGSKVTTHPLAKDKMMNGAHYSYSESRVEKDGNILTSRGPGTSFEFGLAIVETLLGKEVAEQVKAPLVL; from the exons ATGGCCTCAAAAAGAGCATTGGTGATTCTAGCAAAAGGGGCAGAGGAAATGGAAACTGTAATCCCCACTGATGTTATGAGAAGAGCAGGG ATCAAGGTGACTGTTGCTGGCCTAACAGGGAAAGAACCTGTGCAGTGCAGTCGAGATGTCTTCATTTGTCCTGATGCCAGCCTTGAAGATGCCCGAAAAGAG gGGCCTTATGATGTCGTGGTCTTGCCTGGTGGTAACCTTGGAGCTCAAAACTTGTCAGAG TCTGCTGCTGTGAAAGACATTCTGAAGGaccaggaaagcagaaagggcCTGATTGCTGCTATATGTGCAG GTCCTACTGCCCTTCTGGCACATCAAATAGGGTTTGGAAGCAAAGTCACAACACATCCTTTGGCCAAAGATAAAATGATGAATGGAG CACACTACAGCTACTCCGAGAGCCGTGTGGAGAAAGATGGGAACATCCTCACCAGCCGTGGCCCTGGGACCAGCTTTGAGTTTGGTTTGGCCATTGTTGAAAcactgctggggaaggaagTGGCTGAACAGGTGAAGGCACCCCTAGTACTGTGA